A single region of the Vanacampus margaritifer isolate UIUO_Vmar chromosome 13, RoL_Vmar_1.0, whole genome shotgun sequence genome encodes:
- the LOC144062260 gene encoding small ribosomal subunit protein eS27-like encodes MGRQRCNDMMYRTPAEEKLRHKKKRLVQSPNGYFMDVKCMGCYKITTIYSHAQTVVPCAGCSIILCRPRGGKCKLTTGCAFRRKYH; translated from the exons ATGGGT AGACAAAGATGTAATGACATGATGTACCGCACCCCTGCTGAGGAGAAGCTCAGACACAAGAAGAAGCGACTGGTTCAGTCACCTAATGGCTACTTCATGGATGTCAAATGCATGG GCTGCTACAAGATCACTACTATCTACAGCCACGCCCAGACAGTGGTGCCCTGTGCCGGATGCTCAATAATCCTCTGCAGGCCCCGTGGAGGGAAATGCAAACTAACTACGG gatgtgccttcaggaggaaaTATCACTGA